One window of Pieris rapae chromosome 14, ilPieRapa1.1, whole genome shotgun sequence genomic DNA carries:
- the LOC110995378 gene encoding uncharacterized protein LOC110995378 isoform X2, with product MKRTSSVVWRFFDRIEQDGRVVAIVCKICDSRYKYFGNTTNLRSHMLNKHPIQWDLGQNKTLNEEFRVAATDDETNQSIPRPLQKRYRKAESNDNVDVLESETDIAHDDDTQATINLVKQLHRGSDEEWLNEDVFDTVTQAYTPPQKKRKLYRKIKPEVISPAPTTYEPRKQIIIQNKRRDEYQAFGEYVSNKLRKLNNNQTQSNVQQLITTILWQAEYGVYDNMDTVKKILLHSMQGMGSPIQEGETVHISNQELENMNVNIAVDPIAE from the exons ATGAAGAGAACATCGTCCGTTGTTTGGCGATTCTTCGATCGTATTGAACAAGATGGACGAGTTGTTGCCATTGTGTGTAAAATATGTGATTctcgatataaatatttcggcAATACGACTAACTTGCGAAGTCATATGCTAAATAAGCATCCAATTCAATGGGATTTAGGGCAGAATAAAACTCTGAACGAGGAATTTCGGGTAGCTGCTACAGATGACGAAACAAATCAATCTATACCCCGACCCCTGCAAAAGAGATACAGGAAAGCAGAGAGTAATGATAAC GTAGATGTTTTAGAATCAGAGACCGATATTGCACATGATGATGATACTCAAGCAACTATAAACCTAGTTAAACAATTACACAGGGGTTCTGATGAAGAATGGCTTAATGAGGATGTGTTTGATACAGTCACTCAGGCCTATACACCACCACAAAAAAAGAGAaagttatatagaaaaattaagCCAGAAGTCATTTCACCCGCTCCTACCACTTATGAACctagaaaacaaattattatacagaATAAAAGGAGAGATGAGTATCAAGCTTTTGGTGAatatgttagtaataaattaaggaaattgaataataatcaGACACAATCTAACGTTCAACAActaataacaacaattttatggCAAGCAGAATATGGAGTATATGATAATATGGACACagtaaaaaagattttattacattcaatGCAAGGTATGGGGTCTCCTATACAAGAGGGGGAGACTGTACATATTAGTAATCAAGAGCTTGAGAAcatgaatgtaaatattgcTGTAGACCCTATTGCAGAGTAA
- the LOC110995378 gene encoding uncharacterized protein LOC110995378 isoform X1 — protein MKRTSSVVWRFFDRIEQDGRVVAIVCKICDSRYKYFGNTTNLRSHMLNKHPIQWDLGQNKTLNEEFRVAATDDETNQSIPRPLQKRYRKAESNDNVRYSISVNKDPSILEGNMPIIKVDVLESETDIAHDDDTQATINLVKQLHRGSDEEWLNEDVFDTVTQAYTPPQKKRKLYRKIKPEVISPAPTTYEPRKQIIIQNKRRDEYQAFGEYVSNKLRKLNNNQTQSNVQQLITTILWQAEYGVYDNMDTVKKILLHSMQGMGSPIQEGETVHISNQELENMNVNIAVDPIAE, from the exons ATGAAGAGAACATCGTCCGTTGTTTGGCGATTCTTCGATCGTATTGAACAAGATGGACGAGTTGTTGCCATTGTGTGTAAAATATGTGATTctcgatataaatatttcggcAATACGACTAACTTGCGAAGTCATATGCTAAATAAGCATCCAATTCAATGGGATTTAGGGCAGAATAAAACTCTGAACGAGGAATTTCGGGTAGCTGCTACAGATGACGAAACAAATCAATCTATACCCCGACCCCTGCAAAAGAGATACAGGAAAGCAGAGAGTAATGATAACGTACGTTATTCAATTTCAGTTAATAAAGATCCTAGTATTCTGGAAGGGAATATGCCCATAATAAAA GTAGATGTTTTAGAATCAGAGACCGATATTGCACATGATGATGATACTCAAGCAACTATAAACCTAGTTAAACAATTACACAGGGGTTCTGATGAAGAATGGCTTAATGAGGATGTGTTTGATACAGTCACTCAGGCCTATACACCACCACAAAAAAAGAGAaagttatatagaaaaattaagCCAGAAGTCATTTCACCCGCTCCTACCACTTATGAACctagaaaacaaattattatacagaATAAAAGGAGAGATGAGTATCAAGCTTTTGGTGAatatgttagtaataaattaaggaaattgaataataatcaGACACAATCTAACGTTCAACAActaataacaacaattttatggCAAGCAGAATATGGAGTATATGATAATATGGACACagtaaaaaagattttattacattcaatGCAAGGTATGGGGTCTCCTATACAAGAGGGGGAGACTGTACATATTAGTAATCAAGAGCTTGAGAAcatgaatgtaaatattgcTGTAGACCCTATTGCAGAGTAA